One stretch of Lytechinus variegatus isolate NC3 chromosome 17, Lvar_3.0, whole genome shotgun sequence DNA includes these proteins:
- the LOC121430938 gene encoding deleted in malignant brain tumors 1 protein-like: MNISGAAIFHIFLNMMGYLLAQGKTGPEPFDIQLSYGTTPYEGVVEIFINGEWTAICDDSMDFKTANVLCRMLGHGSAINYHCCGELGTGWGDYVLDPVRCEGHESSIKECYYSVKEHYYDESMISTDFCAHEEDVGLTCNPAQVRLKGGSYGPTMHEGKVEILRDKEWLAIYAESMDFNLAVLLCRMLDYFTAKGFREHERTGHHKDDVVNGSFKCTGEEMHFNDCPFSSGGLDHITNRNRVAWLTCLSLPVKILTSSRRQQGLVQVYYGTAWGKIAFNSWSMNEANVVCRMLGHDGASEATRVEARSMYDSVVLEWVQCNGTEINLAHCNMSEFVNRDAGDDLYFAGATCIGEPSKPFRLAGGRDPSEGRLEFFQYGYWGTMCAVDFNRLQQYSMNSARLICRKLGYPDALESHCCAHFGPGVGGIYIGLPACSVKDTNILACPIWYDITGRCNHFHDFGVTCQKNLDLEVRLVGGKDRSEGRVEVLYEGAWGTICDDNWDQNDANVVCRMLGYERADGYSCCSGYGEGAGDIVFDDVECNGSEANIGHCPRNKLRSHDCTHAEDVGVKCFGKGPELGSTTTADVHLPSNLDENDRTNYNKWQLSPNKTLGLIITLIIMFLIVNIAIVVLSIRIHQYRRRNTRTY, translated from the exons ATGAATATAAGTGGAGCAGCCATCTTCCATATCTTCCTCAATATGATGGGATATTTGCTTGCCCAAG GAAAAACCGGTCCAGAGCCATTTGATATTCAACTATCCTATGGTACGACCCCATACGAAGGCGTTGTGGAGATTTTCAtcaatggtgagtggacggctATCTGCGATGACTCCATGGACTTCAAGACAGCTAACGTTCTTTGCCGGATGCTCGGGCATGGGTCCGCCATCAACTACCACTGTTGCGGAGAACTAGGGACTGGATGGGGCGATTATGTGCTAGACCCTGTCCGTTGCGAGGGCCACGAAAGCAGCATTAAAGAGTGTTACTATTCGGTCAAAGAGCACTATTATGACGAATCTATGATATCAACTGATTTCTGTGCCCACGAGGAGGATGTAGGGCTTACATGCAATCCAG CACAGGTACGATTGAAAGGCGGATCATACGGTCCAACGATGCATGAGGGGAAGGTTGAGATCCTTCGCGATAAGGAATGGTTGGCCATCTATGCAGAGTCCATGGATTTCAATCTCGCCGTCCTACTGTGTCGAATGCTGGACTACTTTACGGCCAAAGGCTTTCGCGAACACGAGCGAACTGGGCATCACAAAGATGACGTCGTCAACGGCTCGTTCAAATGCACGGGGGAAGAGATGCACTTCAACGACTGTCCGTTTTCCAGTGGCGGATTGGATCACATTACCAATAGGAACCGTGTTGCGTGGCTCACCTGTCTCTCTT TGCCAGTCAAGATTCTTACCTCATCAAGGCGACAACAGGGGCTTGTGCAGGTATACTACGGCACCGCGTGGGGCAAAATAGCCTTCAACTCGTGGAGCATGAATGAAGCCAACGTGGTCTGTCGCATGCTGGGCCATGATGGGGCCTCGGAAGCCACACGCGTCGAGGCCAGGTCGATGTATGACTCCGTGGTTCTGGAGTGGGTTCAGTGTAATGGCACAGAGATTAACCTTGCGCATTGTAACATGTCTGAGTTTGTGAACAGAGATGCCGGGGATGATTTATACTTTGCTGGTGCTACCTGTATTGGAGAAC CTTCCAAACCTTTCCGACTCGCCGGAGGTCGTGATCCTAGCGAAGGCAGGCTGGAATTTTTTCAATACGGCTATTGGGGAACCATGTGCGCAGTCGACTTCAACCGCTTACAGCAATACAGCATGAACTCTGCTCGCCTAATCTGTCGCAAGTTAGGCTACCCGGACGCACTGGAATCGCATTGCTGCGCACACTTTGGGCCCGGCGTAGGGGGCATTTACATTGGATTGCCAGCCTGCAGTGTCAAGGATACAAATATATTGGCATGTCCTATATGGTATGATATCACAGGCAGGTGCAATCACTTCCACGACTTCGGGGTCACTTGTCAGAAGAACC TTGATCTGGAAGTCCGACTTGTTGGTGGTAAAGACCGCAGTGAGGGTCGTGTTGAAGTTCTCTACGAAGGTGCATGGGGGACAATTTGTGATGACAACTGGGACCAAAACGACGCCAACGTTGTGTGCCGCATGCTAGGGTATGAAAGAGCAGATGGTTACTCCTGCTGTTCGGGTTATGGAGAGGGTGCCGGAGACATTGTTTTCGATGATGTTGAATGTAACGGATCAGAGGCCAATATTGGACACTGTCCAAGGAACAAACTTCGATCACATGACTGTACCCATGCTGAAGATGTTGGTGTGAAGTGTTTCGGCAAGGGTCCAGAACTTGGCTCGACGACTACAG CTGACGTTCATCTCCCTTCCAATCTTGATGAAAATGATAGGACCAATTACAACAAATGGCAGCTCTCACCTAACAAGACACTCG GTCTGATAATCACCTTGATCATAATGTTTTTGATCGTTAACATTGCAATCGTAGTCCTCTCCATTAGGATACACCAATACAG AAGACGAAACACTCGTACGTATTAG